A stretch of the Thiomicrorhabdus indica genome encodes the following:
- a CDS encoding HAD-IIB family hydrolase, whose amino-acid sequence MNKQRCDISIALISVHGLIRGKDLELGRDADTGGQTLYVVELAQALAENPEVSRVELFTRLVRDDCVDDDYRQPIEKISDKLSIVRIEAGPDEYIFKEQLWDHLDTFSDNMKDYFRQQNHFPDILHSHYADAGYVGSLLANQMSIPLIHTGHSLGRVKRARLIARGLSSEEIESKYNMIRRINAEEYVLATAERVITSTHQEIEEQYEIYDFYQPEQMRVLPPGTDLKHFKPPIGGELETPLQQRLVYSLKNPDKPIILALSRPDPRKNIAALIEAYGLSERLQETANLVIVAGNRDDVEDLESGAQQVFQDIWSMIDRYDLYGKVALPKHHSRDEVELIYRIAAASGGVFVNPALTEPFGLTLIEAAASGLPLVATEDGGPRDIMGNCQNGLLIDPLEPQTITDALLQMFDNPSQTRRMVKNGLKGVEAHYAWPAHAQRYLQLICPLIEKAEQLEHRPTTRRSAVYKDRALVTCLDQNLMGKPDSLKSLLSLLKQNRKSTLFIVATGRRLDSALRLLKQYRISEPDILITSGGTEINYAPKLTTDKAWMNHIDYHWPRHKIKSLLDTHPGLTCQPKSEQTPFKISYYMNNEVTDVEHIKGLLHQEDYSVNVQFSFGKYLDVLPMRASKGMALRYVADRWQIPLNRILVAGGSGADEDMMRGNTLAAVVANRHDEELSQLHEIERIYYARNSYEEGIIEAIEHYDFFGKCRPPERGDVTGEVEE is encoded by the coding sequence ATGAATAAACAGCGGTGTGATATTTCTATTGCCTTAATCAGTGTCCACGGCCTTATTCGTGGGAAAGATTTGGAGTTGGGGCGAGATGCGGATACCGGTGGTCAAACACTTTACGTGGTTGAATTGGCTCAGGCTTTGGCGGAAAACCCAGAAGTTAGCCGAGTTGAGCTTTTTACTCGTTTGGTCAGAGACGATTGCGTGGATGATGATTACCGTCAGCCAATTGAAAAGATTAGCGATAAGTTATCGATTGTGCGCATTGAAGCTGGGCCAGATGAATATATTTTTAAAGAACAGCTTTGGGATCACCTTGATACTTTTTCCGATAATATGAAAGATTATTTTCGGCAACAGAACCACTTTCCGGATATTCTTCATAGCCATTATGCTGATGCAGGCTACGTTGGCAGTTTGCTGGCTAATCAAATGTCGATTCCTTTGATTCATACCGGCCACTCTCTAGGTCGAGTCAAGCGTGCACGTTTAATTGCTAGGGGCTTATCCTCTGAAGAAATTGAGTCGAAATATAATATGATTCGGCGGATTAATGCTGAAGAGTATGTACTGGCGACCGCTGAAAGGGTGATTACCAGTACTCATCAGGAGATTGAGGAGCAGTATGAGATTTACGACTTTTATCAACCTGAACAGATGCGAGTATTGCCGCCTGGAACCGATTTAAAACACTTTAAACCACCAATTGGTGGTGAGTTGGAAACACCTCTTCAACAACGATTGGTGTATTCTCTAAAAAATCCTGATAAGCCTATTATTCTCGCTCTTTCCCGTCCAGATCCTCGCAAAAATATTGCCGCTTTAATTGAAGCTTATGGATTGTCTGAAAGATTACAGGAAACCGCCAATTTGGTGATTGTGGCAGGTAATCGTGATGATGTAGAAGATTTGGAATCAGGAGCTCAGCAAGTATTTCAAGATATTTGGTCAATGATTGACCGCTACGATTTATATGGCAAGGTGGCTTTGCCGAAACACCATAGTCGGGATGAAGTTGAATTGATTTATCGGATTGCAGCTGCATCTGGAGGCGTATTTGTCAATCCGGCATTAACCGAGCCTTTTGGGTTAACGCTGATTGAAGCGGCTGCTTCTGGATTACCGCTGGTTGCAACTGAAGATGGTGGTCCTAGAGATATTATGGGCAACTGCCAAAATGGTCTTTTGATTGATCCATTGGAGCCACAAACCATTACAGATGCATTATTACAAATGTTTGATAATCCTTCGCAAACCCGTCGAATGGTCAAAAATGGCTTGAAAGGTGTAGAAGCGCACTATGCGTGGCCGGCACATGCTCAGCGTTACCTGCAATTAATTTGTCCGCTGATCGAAAAAGCAGAGCAGCTTGAGCATCGCCCAACAACACGACGTTCTGCTGTTTACAAAGATAGAGCTCTGGTAACTTGCCTCGATCAGAATTTGATGGGGAAACCTGACTCCTTAAAATCGCTTCTCTCTCTACTAAAACAGAATCGAAAATCGACATTGTTTATTGTCGCCACTGGTCGTCGATTGGATTCGGCCTTGCGTCTCCTTAAGCAATATCGGATTTCCGAACCGGATATTTTGATTACCAGTGGAGGTACTGAGATTAATTATGCACCGAAACTGACAACCGACAAGGCATGGATGAATCATATTGATTACCATTGGCCGCGACATAAAATTAAAAGTTTATTGGACACGCACCCCGGTTTGACCTGTCAGCCTAAATCTGAGCAGACGCCTTTTAAAATCAGCTATTACATGAATAATGAAGTCACTGATGTCGAACATATTAAAGGGTTATTACATCAGGAAGATTACTCGGTAAATGTACAGTTTTCTTTTGGCAAGTATCTGGATGTTTTGCCAATGCGTGCTTCTAAAGGTATGGCGTTACGTTATGTCGCTGACCGTTGGCAGATTCCGTTGAATCGTATCTTGGTAGCCGGAGGTTCGGGTGCTGACGAAGATATGATGCGAGGCAATACATTGGCTGCAGTGGTCGCAAACCGGCATGATGAAGAATTATCGCAATTGCACGAAATTGAACGAATTTATTATGCGAGAAACTCTTATGAAGAGGGGATTATAGAGGCAATCGAGCATTATGACTTCTTTGGTAAATGTCGACCGCCTGAAAGAGGTGATGTCACAGGAGAGGTTGAAGAATGA
- a CDS encoding HAD-IIB family hydrolase, protein MKLLLCTDMDRTVIPNGHQLEAPEARQNFRQFCADPSVTLVYVTGRHRQLVQDAIEEFELPWPDYAITDVGTRIYQIRDDQQWQSMRDWEVEIDQDWINLEPQSVLDLLSGIHGIRLQEESKQNPHKISFYIDLEKLNEATCLARVSERLESLKCAVNKIWSIDETSQTGLLDILPSRANKLHAIEFLQAHLNYAADEVIFAGDSGNDLEVLISKVPSVLVANATDDLKQQTLKIVQSKGTEKQFYLAENLEGYSGHYSAGVLQGVFHYRPEFEQRYLKGL, encoded by the coding sequence ATGAAGCTTTTGCTTTGTACAGATATGGATCGCACTGTGATTCCTAATGGACATCAACTAGAAGCCCCTGAAGCACGGCAAAATTTCAGACAGTTTTGTGCCGACCCTTCTGTAACTTTGGTGTATGTAACGGGGCGCCATCGGCAATTAGTGCAGGATGCCATCGAGGAGTTTGAATTGCCTTGGCCGGATTATGCGATTACGGATGTTGGTACGCGAATTTATCAGATTCGTGATGACCAACAATGGCAATCAATGCGAGATTGGGAAGTTGAAATTGATCAGGATTGGATAAACCTTGAGCCTCAGTCAGTTCTGGATTTGTTGAGTGGAATCCATGGAATCCGTTTGCAAGAAGAGAGTAAACAAAATCCGCATAAAATCAGCTTCTATATTGATCTTGAAAAGCTGAATGAAGCAACTTGTTTAGCGCGAGTCTCTGAACGTCTTGAAAGTCTGAAATGTGCAGTAAATAAGATTTGGAGTATCGATGAAACCAGTCAGACAGGTTTGCTGGATATTTTGCCATCCAGAGCCAATAAGTTGCATGCGATAGAGTTTTTGCAAGCGCATTTGAATTATGCCGCTGATGAAGTGATATTTGCCGGAGATAGTGGTAATGATTTGGAGGTATTAATCAGTAAAGTGCCATCGGTATTAGTTGCCAATGCGACGGATGATCTTAAGCAGCAGACTCTGAAAATCGTCCAATCTAAAGGTACTGAAAAGCAGTTTTATCTGGCCGAAAATTTGGAAGGTTACAGTGGCCATTATAGTGCTGGAGTTTTGCAGGGCGTGTTTCATTATCGACCGGAATTTGAACAACGGTATCTTAAGGGGCTTTAA
- a CDS encoding PfkB family carbohydrate kinase: MDSQNKPITIFGEVLFDCFSQGSHLERNQEQVLGGAPFNICWHLQALGDSPVFISKVGKDRLGEQILRQAQNWGISVNNIQVDRKHSTGQVQVTLIDQEPHYDIKAECAYDFIEQTELQLDHLKGILYHGSLALRSDYAKQQFQQLCESGQWEIFLDVNLRAPWWNKESLFEWIQQAKWVKLNIDELRELGFDHPDLHLAMKTFKEYFGCEQVIVTQGAEGVTVLSSNGFVRQTPENIADFVDTVGAGDAFTAIYIHGLVRDWSLEKTISIAQKFASKVIGIRGAIPNDQSFYQSVDN, from the coding sequence ATGGATTCTCAGAATAAACCGATTACGATTTTTGGAGAAGTCTTGTTTGATTGTTTTAGTCAGGGGAGTCATCTAGAGAGAAATCAAGAGCAGGTATTGGGAGGGGCGCCTTTTAATATCTGCTGGCATTTACAGGCTTTGGGTGATAGTCCGGTGTTTATCTCCAAGGTTGGTAAGGATCGACTGGGTGAACAGATTTTGCGACAGGCACAGAACTGGGGGATTAGCGTAAACAATATTCAGGTCGATAGGAAGCATTCCACTGGGCAGGTACAGGTAACGCTTATTGACCAAGAGCCTCATTACGATATTAAGGCAGAGTGTGCTTATGATTTTATCGAACAAACTGAGCTTCAGCTGGATCATTTGAAAGGGATTCTTTATCACGGCTCGTTAGCATTGAGAAGTGACTATGCTAAACAACAGTTTCAACAGCTTTGTGAAAGTGGTCAGTGGGAAATTTTTCTGGATGTCAATTTAAGAGCGCCTTGGTGGAATAAAGAGTCTCTGTTTGAATGGATTCAGCAAGCGAAATGGGTCAAACTCAATATTGATGAGCTAAGAGAACTGGGATTTGATCATCCAGATCTTCATTTGGCTATGAAAACATTTAAAGAATACTTTGGTTGCGAGCAAGTTATTGTGACCCAAGGGGCAGAGGGCGTAACAGTGTTAAGTTCAAATGGATTTGTCAGGCAAACGCCTGAAAACATCGCAGATTTTGTCGATACCGTGGGAGCCGGAGATGCCTTTACTGCCATTTATATTCACGGACTAGTTAGAGACTGGTCGCTTGAAAAGACGATAAGTATCGCACAAAAGTTTGCTTCTAAGGTGATTGGAATACGTGGCGCGATACCGAATGATCAGAGCTTTTATCAGTCAGTTGATAATTGA
- a CDS encoding alpha-amylase family glycosyl hydrolase, with protein sequence MYEQISHSLLNDILNRIKPDIYQKDLRHFYTRLGANFYAIHGLFAKLYGNREDFDLQAQRLVETMARQYIKREDELKQLDIERERDYNWFLNQKWVGMALYANGFADDLKDMQSHLSYFQELGVNMVHIMPIMECPEGQSDGGYAVSNFREIDNRVGSLEDLRSLSKEMRSRDMLLAMDVVLNHTSDEHEWAEKARTGDSTYLEYYYTFESRNIPDMFEQSMLEVFPETAPGNFTWDEKMQRWVMTVFNNYQWDLNYNNPAVFIEMLDVILYWANQGADILRLDAVAFLWKKLGSTCQNEHEAHLILQLLKDCCQVTAPGVLFIAEAIVAPSEVTKYFGEDAVIAKECEIAYNATFMALLWDAVATKNANLLNQGIKSLPNKLERATWLNYVRCHDDIGLGFDDKDIIQSGYEPQSHRRFLIDYLTGRFENSFARGLPFAENIKTGDSRISGSLASLVGLQYAIETGDVDAQKNSVKLILLLHSMILSFGGIPLLYYGDEIGTLNDDTYLDDPDKMDDNRWVHRPNIDWVKAEKRHTPCTVEYDIFNGLKKMITIRKEINVFSDFNNRELVDVGNPNLFVFNRFNPQKFHDRVLVVANFNDQPQKLDLEDVASWGTYKQGQLFDLHTRQKPEIFNNTLVIPSFSFYWLREM encoded by the coding sequence ATGTACGAGCAAATATCCCATTCATTGTTAAATGATATCCTTAACCGGATTAAACCTGATATTTATCAAAAAGATTTGCGCCATTTTTACACGCGTCTAGGGGCGAATTTTTATGCTATCCATGGTCTTTTCGCTAAGTTGTACGGTAATCGAGAGGATTTTGACTTACAAGCACAGAGACTGGTTGAAACCATGGCCAGACAATATATTAAGCGTGAAGATGAACTAAAACAGCTGGATATTGAACGTGAGCGTGATTACAACTGGTTTTTGAATCAAAAGTGGGTTGGTATGGCGCTTTATGCCAATGGGTTTGCAGATGATCTTAAGGATATGCAATCTCATTTAAGTTATTTTCAAGAGCTTGGCGTCAATATGGTACATATTATGCCGATCATGGAATGTCCTGAAGGCCAAAGCGACGGTGGTTATGCTGTCAGTAATTTCCGCGAAATCGACAATCGAGTTGGGTCGTTGGAAGATTTACGCAGCCTCTCCAAAGAGATGCGCTCTCGCGATATGCTGTTGGCGATGGATGTTGTGCTAAATCACACATCCGATGAACATGAATGGGCTGAGAAAGCGCGAACTGGCGATTCGACTTATCTTGAGTATTACTACACTTTTGAGTCGCGCAATATTCCTGATATGTTTGAGCAAAGCATGCTTGAAGTCTTCCCTGAAACCGCTCCTGGGAATTTTACTTGGGACGAAAAAATGCAACGCTGGGTGATGACAGTATTCAATAACTATCAGTGGGATTTGAATTACAACAATCCGGCCGTTTTTATTGAAATGCTTGACGTGATTCTCTACTGGGCAAATCAGGGCGCGGATATACTGCGTCTTGATGCCGTTGCTTTTCTTTGGAAGAAGTTGGGTAGTACTTGTCAGAACGAGCATGAAGCGCATTTGATTTTACAGTTATTGAAAGACTGTTGTCAGGTAACAGCACCGGGCGTGTTGTTTATCGCTGAAGCGATTGTTGCCCCGTCGGAAGTTACCAAATATTTTGGTGAAGATGCAGTCATTGCCAAAGAATGTGAAATCGCTTACAACGCGACTTTTATGGCGCTTTTATGGGATGCGGTCGCAACCAAAAATGCAAACCTGTTGAATCAAGGGATAAAAAGTCTGCCGAATAAACTGGAGCGTGCTACTTGGCTCAACTACGTTCGTTGTCATGATGATATAGGACTGGGGTTTGACGATAAAGATATTATCCAGTCCGGATATGAACCACAATCGCATCGACGTTTCTTAATTGATTATCTTACCGGCCGGTTTGAGAACTCTTTTGCCAGAGGATTGCCTTTTGCCGAAAATATTAAAACCGGCGATTCAAGGATTTCAGGCTCACTTGCCTCGTTGGTCGGCTTGCAGTATGCAATCGAAACCGGTGATGTTGATGCGCAGAAAAACTCCGTAAAATTGATATTGTTGCTTCATAGCATGATATTGTCGTTTGGCGGTATCCCATTGTTGTATTACGGCGACGAAATTGGCACTCTTAATGACGATACCTATCTTGATGATCCCGATAAAATGGATGACAATCGCTGGGTACATCGCCCGAATATTGATTGGGTAAAAGCGGAAAAACGTCATACGCCCTGTACTGTTGAATACGATATTTTTAACGGTCTTAAAAAGATGATTACCATTCGCAAGGAGATTAATGTCTTCTCCGATTTTAATAATCGCGAACTGGTTGATGTCGGCAATCCAAATTTATTTGTTTTTAATCGTTTTAACCCACAAAAATTTCATGATAGGGTTTTGGTGGTCGCCAATTTTAATGACCAACCGCAAAAGCTTGATCTTGAAGATGTTGCTAGCTGGGGAACTTATAAGCAAGGTCAGCTGTTTGATTTGCATACACGTCAGAAGCCGGAAATTTTTAATAACACATTGGTGATTCCAAGTTTCAGTTTCTATTGGCTTAGAGAAATGTAG